A window of the Comamonas sp. Y33R10-2 genome harbors these coding sequences:
- a CDS encoding UvrD-helicase domain-containing protein, whose product MNAQPRIYPGIDQNQALNSESSSLLIRALAGTGKTTTLAIKAADLIHTKGARSVLMLAYSDAGIKAIAARLTRFTTLQPEDLQLLTLEQLCAQIISEQGDPVPLLASGLEKNLLIEQAYKALTQRIKRHAQSEPPELSDYFARPLDISAFLAFEAQAKQRMLERSIDDSGLAALDYCRENALDYGLYRLLQSYERLRLGPTQEPLFYAPGDCTYALACQIAALDFDAIFPLLHQRFDAVLFDELQDLDEAALLVLRHLARGNGRFIGVGDFNQNILPGASCIFGDSAQRILQELPADTAQVTLNTTYRFGPVICQELNQRFGVKFDAHYPNATAGFEHRFGDDDSCARQLLDIHAAVAGLPHQPQDRPAALHIILRSSEDSVLLEWLFSHEGVHYACKGMQRFYQRREIALVLAMLWAMKGCSGDALLTQGILNSAAEGLMRYVRHASPPDQDLLANGLFDMQALGDTPPESDTRRIASELIGQQQAMRRFFASILTPGSAATKLLALPADQCADAGQLCQHPLLRQFFAQAPISQEELRQCLRSLQALSRICTGLSVDEFLGRLSLMVQSSIVQHQRQEKPSLQLLTVERSKGHEFEYVAVPFVDARHFSSNASDSQRNMLYVAMTRAKKRLWVLERR is encoded by the coding sequence ATGAACGCGCAGCCTCGGATTTACCCCGGCATTGATCAAAATCAGGCCCTTAACAGCGAATCTTCCTCCCTGCTCATCCGCGCTCTGGCCGGTACGGGAAAGACCACCACGCTGGCCATCAAGGCTGCGGATCTGATCCACACCAAGGGCGCGCGCAGCGTGCTGATGCTGGCCTACTCAGACGCCGGCATCAAAGCCATTGCAGCGCGGCTCACCCGCTTCACCACCTTGCAGCCAGAAGACCTTCAGCTCCTAACTTTGGAGCAACTGTGCGCGCAAATAATCAGCGAGCAAGGCGACCCCGTGCCCCTGCTTGCTTCGGGTCTGGAAAAAAATCTACTCATTGAGCAAGCCTATAAAGCGCTGACGCAAAGAATAAAACGACATGCGCAAAGCGAGCCTCCCGAGCTGAGCGACTACTTCGCCCGCCCGCTCGATATAAGCGCCTTTTTAGCCTTTGAAGCGCAGGCCAAGCAGCGCATGCTGGAGCGCAGCATCGATGACAGCGGCCTTGCCGCTTTGGACTATTGCCGCGAAAACGCTTTGGACTACGGCCTGTACCGACTGCTGCAAAGCTATGAGAGACTGCGCTTAGGCCCTACCCAAGAGCCGCTGTTCTATGCGCCCGGCGACTGCACCTATGCGCTGGCCTGCCAAATCGCGGCGCTGGACTTTGATGCCATCTTTCCCCTGCTGCATCAGCGCTTTGACGCCGTTCTGTTCGACGAACTGCAAGACCTAGACGAAGCCGCATTACTGGTGCTGCGCCATCTGGCACGCGGCAACGGCCGCTTCATCGGCGTGGGCGACTTTAATCAAAACATTCTGCCGGGAGCTTCCTGCATCTTTGGCGACAGCGCCCAGCGCATTCTGCAAGAGCTACCTGCCGATACCGCTCAGGTCACACTGAACACCACCTACCGCTTTGGCCCAGTCATCTGCCAAGAGCTTAACCAACGCTTTGGCGTGAAGTTTGACGCCCACTACCCCAACGCCACGGCGGGGTTTGAGCACCGCTTTGGCGATGATGACAGCTGCGCTAGGCAGTTACTGGATATTCATGCCGCAGTGGCCGGCCTGCCTCATCAACCCCAAGATCGCCCTGCAGCGCTACACATCATCTTGCGCTCCAGCGAAGACTCGGTGCTGCTGGAGTGGCTGTTCTCTCACGAAGGCGTGCACTATGCCTGCAAAGGCATGCAGCGCTTTTACCAACGCCGCGAGATTGCCTTGGTACTGGCCATGCTGTGGGCCATGAAAGGCTGCAGCGGCGACGCACTGCTTACGCAAGGCATCTTAAATAGCGCCGCAGAAGGGCTGATGCGCTACGTGCGCCACGCCAGCCCTCCTGACCAAGACCTGCTGGCCAACGGCCTATTCGATATGCAAGCGCTAGGCGATACCCCGCCAGAATCCGACACCCGCCGCATTGCCTCTGAACTCATAGGCCAGCAGCAAGCTATGCGCCGTTTCTTCGCTAGCATCCTCACGCCAGGCTCTGCCGCGACCAAACTGCTGGCACTGCCTGCCGATCAATGTGCCGATGCGGGGCAACTGTGCCAGCACCCTTTGCTGCGGCAATTCTTCGCCCAAGCGCCTATCAGCCAAGAGGAGTTGCGCCAGTGCCTACGCAGCTTGCAAGCGCTGTCGCGCATCTGCACCGGGCTTTCTGTCGATGAATTTTTGGGCCGCCTCAGCCTCATGGTTCAGTCCAGCATTGTCCAACACCAGCGCCAAGAAAAACCCAGCTTGCAACTGCTTACCGTGGAGCGCAGCAAAGGCCATGAATTCGAATACGTGGCCGTGCCCTTCGTCGATGCCAGACATTTTTCATCCAACGCCAGCGACTCGCAGCGCAACATGCTTTACGTCGCGATGACCCGCGCCAAAAAGCGACTGTGGGTCTTGGAAAGAAGATAG
- a CDS encoding D-serine ammonia-lyase: MHPSSAPSALQTHIIESLQSAKPTLWAGRSAKEQSTHDISAQQVQQAVQRFERFAPLLMKLFPELTASNGRIESPLLQVPQMQQALQLPQEAGQLWVKADHSLPVAGSVKARGGVHEVLEHAENIALQHGLLADGDYLQLASAAARALFAQHEVAVGSTGNLGLSIGVMASALGFKATVHMSADAKEWKKQRLRARGVQVVEHAGDYAQAVAAGRALAEQDAHCHFVDDEHSLSLLLGYAAAAPYLVAQIQDAKRTAGENHPLFVYIPCGVGGAPGGVALGLQQAFGPHVHCFFAEPVQSPCFIVEMLAGAQALPGLEAHPSVYELGLNNQTEADGLAVPRASELAADVVRGFLGGVFTVEDETLFRHLNLLHDSEALKIEPSAAAGFSGPRELLQSAAGQDYLQRQNLLPYMSNATHIVWTTGGLFVPDEEYTKFLQRGAALVSA; encoded by the coding sequence ATGCATCCCTCCTCCGCCCCCTCGGCTTTGCAAACCCACATCATTGAGTCCTTGCAGAGCGCCAAGCCCACGCTGTGGGCCGGGCGGAGTGCGAAGGAGCAATCCACCCACGACATCAGCGCACAGCAAGTGCAGCAGGCCGTGCAGCGCTTTGAGCGCTTTGCGCCGCTATTGATGAAGTTGTTTCCGGAACTGACAGCATCCAATGGCCGTATCGAGTCGCCCTTGTTGCAAGTGCCGCAGATGCAGCAGGCACTGCAGTTACCGCAAGAGGCGGGTCAGCTGTGGGTCAAGGCCGATCACAGCCTGCCGGTGGCTGGCTCCGTCAAGGCGCGCGGCGGTGTGCATGAGGTGCTGGAGCACGCTGAAAACATTGCCCTGCAGCACGGCTTGCTGGCCGATGGTGACTATCTGCAGCTAGCCTCAGCTGCGGCTCGCGCCCTGTTCGCTCAGCACGAGGTGGCCGTTGGCTCTACCGGCAATTTAGGGCTGTCGATTGGCGTGATGGCTTCGGCGCTGGGCTTCAAAGCCACAGTTCATATGTCGGCCGATGCCAAGGAATGGAAAAAGCAGCGCCTGCGCGCCCGTGGCGTGCAGGTGGTGGAGCATGCCGGTGACTACGCCCAAGCCGTAGCGGCGGGCCGTGCACTGGCTGAGCAAGATGCGCATTGCCACTTTGTCGACGACGAGCATTCCTTGTCGCTGTTGCTGGGCTATGCCGCAGCTGCTCCATATTTGGTAGCGCAAATTCAAGATGCCAAGCGGACTGCGGGCGAAAATCATCCTTTATTCGTCTACATCCCCTGCGGTGTGGGCGGTGCACCGGGCGGTGTGGCGCTGGGCTTGCAGCAGGCTTTTGGCCCACATGTGCATTGCTTTTTTGCCGAGCCTGTGCAGTCGCCTTGCTTCATCGTCGAGATGCTGGCCGGTGCGCAAGCCTTGCCGGGGTTGGAGGCGCATCCTTCGGTGTACGAACTGGGCTTGAATAATCAAACTGAAGCCGACGGTCTGGCCGTGCCCCGCGCGTCCGAGCTGGCCGCTGATGTGGTGCGCGGCTTCTTGGGCGGCGTGTTCACGGTGGAGGATGAAACCCTGTTTCGCCACCTGAACCTGCTACATGACAGTGAAGCGCTGAAAATCGAGCCCTCAGCCGCAGCAGGCTTTAGCGGCCCGCGTGAGTTGCTGCAAAGTGCAGCCGGTCAAGATTATTTGCAGCGCCAGAACCTGCTGCCGTACATGAGCAACGCCACGCATATCGTCTGGACCACGGGTGGCCTGTTTGTGCCCGATGAGGAATACACCAAGTTCTTGCAGCGCGGCGCTGCGCTGGTGTCTGCATGA
- a CDS encoding FAD-linked oxidase C-terminal domain-containing protein: MTPASTFTDLFATSSDAANAAHRQPELSERAKRQAEVLAALRPHVPAHALLYQSEDTTPYECDGLTAYRQRPLLVCLPETYAQVQAVLKACHAVGAPVIARGAGTGLSGGAMPHPMGVTLSLAKFNKILNVDAYSRTALVQCGVRNLAISEAAAPYGLYYAPDPSSQIACTIGGNVAENSGGVHCLKYGLTVHNVLKIKGFTIEGEPVEFGSDALDTPGMDLLAIMIGSEGMLAVVTEVTVKLIPKPQLARCIMASFDDVRKAGAAVAAVIAAGIIPAGLEMMDKPMTAAVEDFVRAGYDLTAEAILLCESDGTPEEVEEEIERMSEVLRSAGATAITVSESEEERLRFWSGRKNAFPASGRISPDYMCMDSTIPRKRLADILLAIQEMEKKYGLRCANVFHAGDGNLHPLILFDANNPDELHRCELFGADILETSVAMGGTVTGEHGVGVEKLNSMCTQFTTAENAQMFALKAAFDPQALLNPGKVIPTLNRCAEYGKMLVRGGQISHPDLPRF; this comes from the coding sequence ATGACGCCTGCCAGCACCTTCACGGATCTTTTCGCCACCTCCAGCGATGCTGCCAACGCCGCGCACCGCCAGCCGGAACTGTCTGAGCGCGCCAAACGGCAGGCCGAAGTGCTGGCTGCCCTGCGCCCGCATGTGCCCGCTCACGCCCTGCTCTACCAGAGTGAAGACACCACGCCCTATGAGTGCGATGGCCTGACCGCCTACCGCCAGCGCCCGCTGCTGGTCTGCCTGCCCGAGACCTATGCACAGGTGCAGGCCGTGCTCAAAGCCTGCCACGCCGTGGGCGCGCCGGTCATTGCACGTGGTGCCGGCACGGGCCTTTCGGGCGGCGCCATGCCCCACCCCATGGGCGTGACGCTGTCGCTGGCCAAGTTCAACAAAATTCTGAACGTTGATGCCTACAGCCGCACGGCGCTGGTGCAATGCGGCGTGCGCAACCTCGCCATCAGCGAAGCGGCTGCGCCCTACGGCCTGTATTACGCCCCCGACCCCAGCAGCCAGATCGCCTGCACGATTGGCGGCAACGTGGCTGAAAACTCTGGCGGCGTGCACTGCCTGAAATACGGGCTGACGGTGCACAACGTGCTCAAAATCAAAGGTTTCACCATTGAAGGCGAGCCCGTCGAATTTGGCTCAGACGCGCTGGATACACCCGGCATGGACTTGCTGGCCATCATGATTGGCAGCGAAGGCATGCTGGCCGTGGTTACCGAAGTCACCGTCAAACTCATCCCCAAGCCGCAGCTGGCGCGCTGCATCATGGCCAGCTTTGATGATGTGCGCAAAGCCGGTGCAGCCGTGGCCGCGGTGATTGCGGCAGGCATCATCCCGGCAGGTCTTGAGATGATGGACAAGCCCATGACCGCCGCCGTAGAAGACTTTGTGCGCGCAGGCTACGACCTGACGGCCGAGGCGATTTTGCTCTGCGAGAGCGACGGCACACCCGAAGAAGTGGAAGAAGAAATCGAGCGCATGAGCGAGGTGCTGCGCAGCGCCGGTGCCACAGCCATCACCGTGAGCGAGAGCGAAGAAGAGCGCCTGCGGTTCTGGAGTGGGCGCAAGAACGCATTTCCCGCCAGCGGCCGCATCAGCCCCGACTACATGTGCATGGATTCGACCATTCCGCGCAAACGGCTGGCCGACATTTTGCTGGCCATTCAGGAGATGGAAAAAAAGTACGGCCTGCGCTGCGCCAACGTCTTTCACGCAGGCGACGGCAATCTGCACCCCTTGATTTTGTTCGATGCCAACAACCCCGACGAGCTGCACCGCTGCGAGCTGTTTGGCGCCGATATTCTGGAAACCAGCGTGGCCATGGGCGGTACGGTGACCGGCGAACATGGCGTGGGCGTGGAAAAGCTCAACAGCATGTGCACCCAGTTCACCACCGCAGAAAATGCCCAGATGTTCGCCCTCAAGGCCGCGTTTGACCCGCAGGCCCTGCTCAACCCCGGCAAAGTCATTCCCACCCTCAACCGCTGTGCTGAATACGGAAAAATGCTGGTGCGCGGCGGGCAGATTAGCCACCCCGATCTGCCGCGCTTTTAA
- a CDS encoding siderophore ABC transporter substrate-binding protein, whose translation MNFSNSRRRTLGLALALLAASGMSAAQAAAPTTITVQHAKGETTVPLAPKRVVVYDLASLDTMQALSLPVAGVPKANFPAYMAGYANAKYKVVGSLFEPDYEALSELRPDLIVVAGRSASKYETLSKIAPTLDLSTSGNNLLGDMQRNVSTLASLWGKQAQGEKLMQQVRSDVDATRAVAAKAEQGLLVLAVNKNMSAQTPGSRFGLLYDVLGVKPALPADPAKTRGISLKMDDIAKLNPEWLFVIDRNAGTGTTKDKDGNPVLPSKELFDNDTIKQTQAGKKQQVVFVDPQIWYLMGSSGPLSMRANAQQIRTALSQSAR comes from the coding sequence ATGAATTTTTCTAACTCACGTCGCAGGACTCTGGGGTTGGCCCTTGCACTGTTGGCGGCATCTGGAATGTCTGCAGCTCAGGCTGCAGCCCCCACAACGATTACCGTGCAACACGCTAAGGGCGAAACCACGGTGCCGCTGGCGCCTAAGCGCGTAGTAGTCTATGACTTGGCCTCGCTGGACACGATGCAGGCACTGAGCTTGCCTGTGGCCGGAGTGCCCAAAGCCAACTTCCCCGCCTATATGGCGGGCTATGCAAATGCTAAGTACAAAGTGGTGGGCTCTTTGTTTGAGCCTGACTACGAGGCGCTGAGCGAGCTGCGCCCCGACTTGATCGTGGTGGCCGGCCGCTCTGCCAGCAAGTACGAGACGCTGAGCAAGATTGCGCCGACGCTGGATTTATCCACCTCTGGCAACAACTTGTTGGGTGATATGCAGCGCAATGTGAGCACGCTGGCCAGCCTGTGGGGCAAGCAGGCACAAGGCGAGAAGTTGATGCAGCAGGTGCGCAGTGATGTAGATGCGACCCGCGCCGTAGCTGCCAAGGCTGAGCAAGGCTTGCTGGTGCTGGCGGTTAACAAGAACATGAGCGCGCAAACACCCGGCTCACGTTTTGGCCTGTTGTATGACGTGCTGGGCGTCAAGCCTGCGCTGCCAGCAGACCCGGCTAAAACACGCGGCATTTCTTTGAAGATGGATGACATTGCCAAGCTCAACCCTGAGTGGCTGTTTGTGATCGACCGCAACGCAGGCACTGGCACGACCAAGGACAAGGATGGCAATCCTGTCCTGCCTTCCAAAGAGCTGTTTGACAATGACACCATCAAGCAAACGCAGGCTGGCAAGAAGCAGCAAGTGGTGTTTGTCGATCCACAGATTTGGTACCTGATGGGCAGCAGCGGCCCACTGTCCATGCGCGCCAATGCGCAGCAAATTCGCACTGCTTTGTCTCAGAGTGCGCGTTGA